A stretch of Pseudorhodobacter turbinis DNA encodes these proteins:
- a CDS encoding trans-sulfuration enzyme family protein: MTDHKILGDTASKTPNRTTGGWLNDLNRARGAGPFLADHPAPGTGLSTMAVHAGTHDDPRTGAVGTPIYQASTFVLNDHQYQSVEDGFARDRFIYSRYGNPSQWAVQEKLAALEGAESAIVFSSGMAAITSTVLALMDKGAHVVASSDLYGGTFNLFNQEFPTLGMSCTMVDSYDFAAIEAAIQPNTQLMYFEAITNPLLKIIDIPRLAEIAKRRNVRLVVDATFAPPIAMRTLEHGVDVVVHSASKYLNGHSDLIAGVAAGPRKLIDMIWPRLLNYGGSLDPHACFLLERGLKTLAVRMRAHEESALALAQYLESHPKVKKVFYPFLPSHPDYATAKRLLKNGTGNITFVIEGGDAAALRLVDALRIPKQATSLGGVESLISLPFNTSQATFTTRQRADVGIDPGCVRLSVGIEDAADLIADFKNALGAIYATKENAHA; the protein is encoded by the coding sequence ATGACCGATCATAAAATCCTGGGCGATACCGCCAGCAAGACGCCGAACCGCACCACCGGAGGCTGGCTGAATGATTTGAACCGGGCGCGCGGCGCCGGGCCGTTTCTGGCCGACCACCCCGCCCCCGGCACCGGCCTGTCGACCATGGCGGTTCATGCCGGCACCCATGACGACCCGCGCACAGGCGCTGTCGGCACGCCGATATATCAGGCCTCTACCTTTGTGTTGAATGACCACCAGTATCAATCCGTCGAAGACGGCTTTGCCCGGGATCGGTTCATCTATTCCCGCTACGGCAATCCCTCCCAATGGGCGGTCCAGGAAAAGCTGGCGGCCCTTGAGGGGGCCGAATCCGCGATTGTGTTCAGCTCTGGCATGGCGGCGATCACCAGCACCGTTTTGGCCCTGATGGACAAAGGTGCGCATGTGGTTGCATCAAGCGATCTGTATGGCGGTACGTTCAATCTGTTCAATCAGGAATTCCCGACATTGGGCATGTCCTGCACTATGGTGGATTCCTATGATTTCGCCGCAATTGAAGCCGCGATCCAACCGAATACTCAGCTGATGTATTTCGAGGCGATCACCAATCCGCTGCTCAAGATCATCGACATTCCGCGTCTTGCCGAGATTGCCAAACGCCGCAATGTGCGTCTGGTTGTGGATGCGACCTTTGCCCCGCCCATTGCCATGCGCACCCTTGAACATGGGGTCGATGTGGTGGTGCATTCCGCGTCAAAATACCTCAATGGCCATAGTGACTTGATTGCCGGTGTGGCAGCCGGCCCGCGCAAATTGATTGATATGATCTGGCCACGCCTGCTGAACTATGGCGGTTCGCTGGACCCGCATGCCTGTTTCCTTTTGGAGCGCGGATTGAAAACCCTCGCCGTGCGGATGCGCGCCCACGAAGAAAGCGCGCTGGCGCTGGCACAGTATCTGGAAAGCCACCCAAAGGTGAAAAAGGTGTTCTATCCATTCCTGCCAAGCCACCCGGATTACGCCACCGCCAAACGCCTGCTGAAAAACGGCACCGGCAATATCACCTTTGTGATCGAAGGTGGCGATGCGGCTGCGCTGCGTCTGGTGGATGCCCTGCGCATCCCGAAACAAGCGACCAGTCTTGGCGGGGTCGAAAGCCTGATCAGCCTGCCGTTCAACACCTCGCAGGCCACCTTTACCACCCGCCAGCGGGCAGATGTGGGGATTGATCCGGGCTGTGTGCGCCTGTCCGTCGGGATCGAGGACGCCGCCGATCTGATCGCAGATTTTAAAAATGCCCTTGGCGCCATCTATGCAACAAAGGAAAACGCACATGCGTAA
- a CDS encoding IS3 family transposase (programmed frameshift), translated as MTQRKHIPSYTAEFRARGVRLFNEQRSEYRSDNAAYQAIAPKLGCAPDSLRGWCRQSERDAGARNGPTCEEKARIKELEREVRELRQANEILKKASAYFCSGGTRPPVQEMISFIEDYRTDFGVGSICKILRVAPSSYYANSAIRRDPRLASNRARQDVTDSVEIRRVHDESRGRYGARKVWHQLRRESKDIARCTVERLMKVMGLQGVVRGKPVITTNPDASQPCPDDKVNREFKAQSPNQLWVSDFTYVSTWQGMVYVAFVVDVFSRRIVGWRVSTSMTTAFVLDALNQAICQRSPEKGGGLIHHSDRGSQYLSIKYTERLADAGIDPSVGTVGDSYDNALAESIIGLFKTEVTKLLGPWKSMGQLEWETLKWVDWYNTKRLHSAIGYVTPHEAEEMFYATLNPNEKAA; from the exons ATGACACAACGCAAACATATCCCGTCTTATACGGCTGAGTTCCGCGCGCGCGGCGTTCGGCTTTTCAATGAACAACGCTCGGAATATCGCAGTGACAATGCTGCTTATCAGGCAATTGCACCCAAGCTGGGCTGTGCTCCTGATAGCCTGCGGGGATGGTGCCGTCAGTCTGAACGCGATGCTGGTGCCCGCAACGGTCCCACCTGTGAGGAGAAGGCCCGGATCAAAGAGCTTGAGCGTGAGGTTCGGGAACTGCGCCAAGCAAATGAGATTCTGAAGAAGGCTTCTGCGTATT TTTGCTCAGGCGGAACTCGACCGCCCGTTCAGGAAATGATTTCATTCATTGAAGATTACCGCACGGACTTTGGTGTCGGGTCGATCTGCAAGATTTTGCGGGTCGCACCATCGTCCTACTATGCAAATTCGGCGATCAGACGAGATCCCCGGCTCGCCTCAAACAGGGCGCGCCAAGACGTAACGGACAGCGTGGAAATCCGGCGCGTTCACGATGAAAGTCGTGGCCGCTATGGCGCCAGAAAGGTCTGGCACCAACTGCGCCGTGAGAGCAAGGACATCGCCCGATGCACTGTCGAACGCTTGATGAAAGTTATGGGATTACAGGGCGTTGTTCGCGGCAAGCCAGTCATCACGACGAACCCCGATGCCTCTCAGCCGTGTCCGGACGATAAAGTGAACCGCGAATTCAAAGCACAATCCCCAAACCAGCTCTGGGTCAGTGACTTCACTTATGTTTCCACATGGCAGGGCATGGTTTACGTCGCATTTGTTGTCGACGTCTTCTCTCGAAGGATCGTCGGCTGGCGGGTCTCAACATCGATGACAACAGCCTTTGTGCTCGATGCCTTGAACCAGGCGATCTGTCAGCGCAGCCCTGAAAAAGGCGGCGGGTTGATACATCATTCCGACCGCGGATCTCAATATTTGTCCATTAAATACACTGAGCGATTGGCGGACGCTGGGATCGATCCATCTGTCGGAACCGTGGGAGATTCCTACGATAATGCCCTCGCTGAAAGCATCATTGGCCTGTTCAAAACTGAGGTTACAAAGTTGCTCGGCCCATGGAAATCAATGGGCCAGCTTGAATGGGAAACGCTGAAATGGGTCGATTGGTACAACACCAAGCGCCTGCACAGTGCCATCGGATATGTCACGCCGCATGAAGCAGAGGAGATGTTCTATGCAACCTTGAACCCAAATGAAAAAGCAGCCTAA
- a CDS encoding thermonuclease family protein — MRLDLAITVGAAQPRLHIMLDQSVLKKFSSVFSAAVMCASLAASETSVVDGDTIDVDGIRMRINAIDAPEYGQKCGKWACGKAATEELARLIGSTNVTCNVLGDDGMGREIATCFVGEVDLGREMVRNGLAWAFVKYSEEYTPDEAEARRQKLGIWATTAIPPWEYRAARWAVAEQEAPDGCPIKGNISKNGMIYHAPWSPWYKKTSINEAKGERWFCSEAEAVANGWRAPRWR; from the coding sequence GTGCGACTTGATCTTGCTATAACAGTTGGGGCAGCGCAACCTCGCCTTCACATAATGTTGGATCAAAGCGTGTTGAAAAAATTTTCGTCGGTTTTCTCTGCGGCAGTGATGTGTGCATCCTTGGCCGCTTCTGAAACATCTGTCGTGGATGGAGACACCATCGACGTTGATGGTATTAGAATGCGGATCAACGCAATTGATGCTCCCGAGTATGGCCAGAAATGCGGGAAATGGGCATGTGGAAAAGCCGCGACTGAAGAACTGGCTAGACTGATTGGAAGCACAAATGTCACATGCAACGTTCTTGGCGATGATGGGATGGGCCGCGAAATTGCGACTTGTTTCGTTGGTGAAGTGGACCTCGGCCGGGAAATGGTGCGCAACGGACTTGCATGGGCTTTTGTGAAGTATTCAGAAGAATACACCCCTGATGAAGCTGAGGCGCGACGGCAAAAGCTGGGAATCTGGGCTACAACGGCAATTCCACCGTGGGAGTACCGAGCCGCGAGATGGGCGGTAGCTGAACAAGAAGCTCCTGATGGCTGCCCCATTAAGGGAAATATTTCTAAAAACGGAATGATATATCATGCGCCTTGGTCACCATGGTACAAGAAGACGAGCATCAATGAAGCCAAAGGAGAGCGTTGGTTTTGTAGCGAAGCGGAAGCTGTCGCAAACGGTTGGCGCGCACCACGTTGGCGCTGA
- a CDS encoding Lrp/AsnC family transcriptional regulator, which yields MPKNLKLDAADRKILRALQRNGRMTNLDLAQEVNLSPSPCLRRVRQLELNGAIHGYSVDVDAQIYGLPVTVMVRISLERHTEDSVGRFEAQMKEIPEILECFVMSGLSDYLLRVVVSDLEDYERFVRERLHPIGGIGSIDTSFVYGVVKRTHVFPDITG from the coding sequence ATGCCCAAGAACCTCAAATTAGACGCCGCCGATCGCAAAATCTTAAGAGCGTTGCAGCGCAACGGTCGAATGACGAATCTCGATCTTGCTCAGGAGGTCAATCTTTCGCCGTCGCCATGCCTGCGCCGGGTGCGCCAATTAGAGTTGAACGGTGCCATCCACGGCTATAGCGTAGACGTAGATGCACAGATTTACGGGCTACCGGTCACCGTGATGGTACGCATCAGCTTGGAGCGGCATACCGAGGATTCGGTGGGCCGCTTTGAAGCGCAGATGAAAGAAATTCCAGAGATACTGGAATGTTTCGTGATGAGCGGGTTGTCGGACTATTTGCTGCGTGTGGTGGTCAGTGATCTGGAAGACTACGAGCGCTTTGTCCGGGAACGGCTGCACCCCATCGGGGGGATCGGTTCGATTGATACCAGTTTTGTCTATGGTGTCGTAAAGCGCACGCATGTCTTTCCCGACATTACCGGGTAA
- a CDS encoding SecDF P1 head subdomain-containing protein encodes MYLKLLGSSVMVILVGALSFYGGVSYQAALYDDLCLDLGGGRNPGDYPICVMDGAAEALWLGPIRVTAEDFSRVETDQATEGQTQVHLSLNPAVAAALNGFTEQSVGGQIEIRIGGELINTVRIAEAVTTKNFTIVMTDAQAEQLVLLIMSGNG; translated from the coding sequence ATGTATCTCAAGCTTTTGGGCAGCAGTGTTATGGTGATCCTTGTCGGTGCGCTATCATTTTATGGCGGGGTCAGCTATCAGGCCGCTCTCTACGACGACCTTTGCTTGGATCTGGGCGGGGGGCGGAACCCCGGCGATTATCCTATTTGCGTCATGGATGGTGCCGCAGAGGCCCTTTGGCTGGGCCCCATACGGGTGACCGCAGAGGACTTTAGCAGGGTCGAGACCGATCAAGCCACCGAAGGGCAGACGCAGGTTCACCTATCTCTAAATCCGGCGGTCGCAGCTGCTCTGAACGGGTTCACCGAACAGTCGGTGGGCGGGCAAATCGAAATCCGGATCGGGGGCGAGCTGATCAACACGGTTCGCATCGCCGAAGCAGTGACGACGAAAAACTTCACCATTGTGATGACCGATGCCCAGGCTGAACAGCTTGTCCTGTTGATCATGTCAGGCAATGGCTGA
- a CDS encoding PRC-barrel domain containing protein, whose protein sequence is MTVATTDESELKMDHSKHTPLRPEELTSDAVDGANVYGPGDSHIGDVSHFHGTGQSAQAVVDVGGFLGLGAKPVSLPVSNLNFMRDEAGKVHATTVMTKDQLKDLPEHKH, encoded by the coding sequence TTGACAGTAGCAACCACTGATGAAAGCGAGCTTAAAATGGATCATTCCAAGCACACACCACTGCGCCCTGAAGAACTTACGTCTGATGCCGTTGACGGTGCCAACGTCTACGGCCCCGGTGACAGCCATATCGGCGATGTTTCACATTTCCATGGCACCGGCCAGTCAGCGCAGGCTGTCGTAGACGTCGGCGGATTTCTGGGTCTTGGCGCAAAGCCGGTCTCACTACCGGTCTCCAACCTGAATTTCATGCGTGACGAGGCTGGCAAAGTTCATGCGACGACTGTTATGACAAAAGACCAATTGAAGGATTTGCCTGAACACAAGCACTGA
- a CDS encoding 1-deoxy-D-xylulose-5-phosphate synthase N-terminal domain-containing protein → MSQIDQSHLKTIEQRLLWLSHWMIHNANHIRPKADGIKVGGHQASSASMVSIMTALYYSALRPEDRVAVKPHASPIFHAIQYLMGNQTRDKMENFRGYHGVQSYPSRTKDIDDVDFSTGSVGLGVAITSFASIVQDYISAKSWGNDVPLGRMVALVGDAELDEGNIYEALQEGWKNDLRNTWWIIDYNRQSLDGVVREGLFKRIEQIFDAFGWDVVKVKYGALQRKAFKEPGGDKLRDWIDNCPNQLYSALTFMGGAVWRKRLMEALGDQGDVTALIDARSDDELAELMENLGGNCVQTMAETFDAIDHDRPVCFLAYTIKGWGTPIAGHKDNHGGLMNKTQMAQWQRHMGVAEGEEWEKFATVADPAALQAFLDQTAFFSKGRRRYSDDVIDVPAIELATDREISTQMAFGKVLDDLSKGDSDLAARIVTMSPDVTGTTNLGPWVNRRKLFAREEQADTFINEKIPSTAKWEFTPEGQHIELGIAEMNLFLLLGAAGLSHSLWGKRIIPIGTVYDPFVARGLDALNYACYQDARFMIVGTPSGITLAPEGGAHQSIGSPLIGMSQDGLASFEPAFADELAVIMKWAFEYLQKDGEGDPDERTWLRDETGGSVYLRLTTNPIEQPGKRVDENFRQGAIDGAYWLREPGPNCEIVIAYQGSVAPEAIKAAGMISEGRRDVGVLAVTSADRLNAGWTAAQRARSRGNAAAESHIETLLGALSRDCKLVTVIDGHPATLSWLGSVKGHQAVPLGVEHFGQTGTIANLYRHYGIDAQSIVEKVQGLTPGRQMLHRVIG, encoded by the coding sequence ATGTCCCAGATTGATCAAAGCCACCTCAAGACCATCGAACAGCGGCTGCTTTGGCTGTCGCATTGGATGATCCACAATGCCAACCACATCCGCCCCAAGGCGGACGGGATCAAGGTGGGTGGGCATCAGGCGTCTTCGGCCTCGATGGTGTCGATCATGACGGCACTCTATTATAGCGCGCTGCGCCCAGAGGACCGGGTGGCGGTGAAGCCCCATGCCTCGCCAATTTTCCACGCGATCCAGTACCTTATGGGCAATCAAACCCGTGACAAAATGGAAAACTTCCGTGGCTATCACGGCGTTCAAAGCTATCCCAGCCGGACCAAGGACATCGACGATGTGGATTTCTCTACTGGGTCGGTCGGGCTTGGGGTGGCGATCACGTCTTTTGCGTCAATCGTGCAGGATTACATTTCTGCTAAAAGCTGGGGCAATGATGTACCTTTGGGCCGTATGGTTGCCCTTGTCGGGGATGCCGAATTGGATGAGGGCAACATTTATGAAGCCCTGCAAGAAGGTTGGAAGAACGACCTGCGCAACACTTGGTGGATCATCGACTATAATCGCCAGTCGCTGGACGGTGTGGTGCGCGAAGGTCTGTTCAAACGCATCGAACAGATTTTTGATGCTTTCGGCTGGGACGTTGTCAAAGTCAAATACGGCGCGTTGCAGCGCAAGGCCTTCAAAGAGCCGGGCGGTGACAAGCTGCGCGATTGGATCGACAACTGCCCCAACCAGCTTTACTCGGCGCTGACCTTTATGGGCGGTGCGGTCTGGCGCAAACGCCTGATGGAAGCCTTGGGTGACCAAGGCGATGTGACCGCGTTGATCGACGCCCGTTCTGACGATGAATTAGCCGAGTTGATGGAGAACCTTGGCGGCAACTGTGTGCAGACCATGGCCGAAACCTTTGACGCCATCGACCATGACCGCCCGGTCTGCTTCCTTGCCTATACCATCAAGGGCTGGGGCACCCCGATTGCGGGTCACAAGGACAACCATGGCGGGCTGATGAACAAGACCCAGATGGCCCAGTGGCAGCGCCACATGGGGGTGGCCGAAGGTGAGGAATGGGAGAAATTCGCAACTGTCGCTGATCCGGCCGCATTGCAGGCCTTCCTTGATCAGACCGCATTCTTTTCAAAGGGCCGCCGCCGGTATTCCGACGATGTTATTGACGTCCCGGCGATTGAGCTGGCCACAGACCGCGAGATTTCAACACAAATGGCCTTTGGCAAGGTGTTGGATGATCTGTCCAAGGGCGATAGTGATCTGGCGGCGCGGATCGTCACCATGTCCCCTGACGTTACGGGCACCACCAACCTTGGCCCGTGGGTGAACCGGCGCAAGCTGTTTGCCCGCGAAGAACAGGCCGACACCTTTATCAACGAAAAGATCCCGTCGACAGCGAAATGGGAGTTCACCCCCGAAGGCCAGCATATCGAACTGGGCATTGCCGAGATGAACCTGTTCTTGCTGCTGGGCGCTGCCGGTCTATCCCATTCGTTGTGGGGCAAGCGGATTATTCCGATTGGCACGGTTTACGATCCGTTCGTTGCCCGTGGTCTGGATGCGCTGAACTATGCCTGCTATCAGGATGCGCGGTTCATGATCGTAGGCACGCCATCTGGAATAACATTGGCCCCCGAAGGCGGGGCGCATCAATCCATCGGCTCGCCCCTGATCGGGATGAGCCAGGACGGGCTGGCCAGCTTTGAACCCGCCTTTGCCGATGAGTTGGCCGTGATCATGAAATGGGCCTTTGAATATCTGCAAAAAGATGGCGAAGGCGACCCGGATGAACGCACATGGCTGCGCGATGAAACCGGCGGATCGGTTTATCTGCGCCTGACGACCAACCCGATCGAACAGCCCGGCAAACGCGTTGACGAAAATTTCCGCCAAGGCGCAATTGACGGTGCCTATTGGCTGCGCGAACCGGGGCCGAACTGTGAAATTGTAATTGCCTATCAAGGGTCTGTGGCCCCCGAGGCGATCAAGGCCGCAGGCATGATTTCCGAAGGGCGGCGCGATGTCGGCGTTCTTGCTGTGACCTCTGCCGACCGGCTGAACGCGGGCTGGACCGCTGCACAACGTGCCCGTTCACGGGGCAATGCAGCGGCAGAAAGCCACATCGAGACATTGCTGGGCGCATTGTCGCGCGACTGCAAGCTGGTTACAGTGATCGACGGCCATCCGGCAACCCTGTCTTGGCTTGGGTCGGTTAAAGGTCATCAAGCAGTGCCTTTGGGCGTTGAACATTTTGGCCAGACAGGCACCATTGCAAATCTTTACCGTCACTATGGGATTGATGCCCAGTCGATCGTCGAAAAGGTGCAGGGGCTGACACCAGGTCGCCAGATGCTGCACCGGGTGATAGGCTAA
- a CDS encoding DsbA family protein has product MKAELIYVTDAYCIWCYGFEKAINQLAKEYAASVTIRVVNGGMIPSNLPLVDMFSRFPDPVALHQHVTVTSGQAFGKRYLREIKGYRTSKRILNSSTPARAMTAFKLLGVKDELGLASAIQRKYYLDGDDLQDVASYRSIASDFNVDFGAFKKEFNTPAAKQGVIEDRRFVEKLGVQGFPAVLLGTQDNRFTPIARGFMPFDGIKANLNTALARHFPDALAEMDGQMCGLDGKGC; this is encoded by the coding sequence ATGAAAGCTGAACTTATCTACGTCACGGACGCGTATTGCATCTGGTGCTATGGCTTTGAAAAAGCCATCAACCAACTGGCAAAAGAATATGCCGCGTCCGTAACCATCCGCGTCGTGAACGGGGGCATGATCCCGTCGAACCTGCCTCTGGTCGATATGTTTAGCCGGTTCCCCGATCCAGTGGCGCTGCACCAGCATGTGACCGTTACATCCGGTCAGGCATTCGGGAAACGCTATCTCAGGGAAATCAAGGGCTACCGCACCTCGAAACGCATCCTCAACTCTTCGACACCGGCGCGCGCGATGACCGCGTTCAAACTGCTCGGCGTCAAGGACGAACTTGGTTTGGCCAGCGCCATTCAGCGCAAATACTATCTTGATGGCGATGATCTTCAGGATGTCGCAAGCTATCGGTCCATCGCTTCAGATTTTAACGTCGATTTTGGCGCGTTCAAAAAGGAGTTCAACACCCCTGCGGCCAAGCAAGGCGTGATAGAGGACCGCCGGTTTGTCGAAAAGCTTGGCGTTCAAGGCTTCCCTGCGGTTTTGCTCGGCACGCAAGACAACCGCTTTACCCCGATCGCCCGTGGCTTCATGCCATTCGACGGGATCAAAGCAAACCTCAACACCGCCCTCGCCCGGCATTTCCCTGATGCTTTGGCCGAAATGGATGGCCAGATGTGCGGCCTGGACGGTAAAGGCTGTTAA
- a CDS encoding DUF3955 domain-containing protein produces MKNRLRVAGIITLIIASLFWMAETFFYGDINAEGVLQESLFLPFTFLFAVAGIALLAASFIVRHRR; encoded by the coding sequence ATGAAAAACCGGCTTCGCGTTGCGGGTATTATCACCCTGATTATCGCTTCTTTGTTCTGGATGGCGGAAACGTTTTTTTATGGCGACATCAATGCCGAAGGTGTGCTTCAGGAGAGCCTTTTCCTGCCGTTCACGTTTCTTTTTGCGGTGGCTGGCATCGCCTTGCTGGCCGCGTCTTTCATCGTGCGCCACCGTCGGTAG
- a CDS encoding TetR/AcrR family transcriptional regulator, protein MIKQGQSDTRDLILKHAETLIRTRGYAGFSYADLSDLVKIRKPSIHYHFATKEQLVVATLDVYCQRYKVAFVQICAQYSNALDRIDAYSRIYLEGLDQGVGCLCAALAVERDIIPQSLRAALASFLRGHLEWLQSVYADGLKNGEVSAGRDPAAAAQLVLSALEGSLLVARALDQPGGLNSVHASLRHMFQPDPDF, encoded by the coding sequence ATGATAAAACAAGGTCAGTCTGACACACGCGATTTGATCCTGAAACACGCAGAAACGCTTATCCGCACGCGCGGATATGCAGGGTTCAGCTATGCCGATCTGTCTGACTTGGTGAAGATCCGAAAGCCAAGCATCCACTACCACTTTGCCACGAAGGAGCAGCTCGTCGTTGCCACGTTGGACGTCTACTGCCAGCGCTACAAAGTGGCCTTTGTTCAGATATGCGCGCAGTATTCAAACGCGCTTGACCGCATTGACGCCTATAGCCGGATATATCTTGAGGGGCTAGATCAGGGGGTCGGCTGCCTTTGCGCCGCGCTGGCTGTTGAACGTGACATTATACCGCAAAGCCTGCGCGCGGCTCTTGCCAGCTTTCTCCGTGGCCACCTTGAATGGCTGCAATCGGTCTATGCCGATGGGCTGAAAAACGGTGAGGTATCAGCGGGGCGCGATCCGGCTGCCGCAGCGCAGCTTGTATTGTCTGCTTTGGAAGGATCACTGCTCGTGGCCCGCGCGCTGGATCAGCCGGGTGGCCTGAATTCCGTGCACGCGTCGCTACGCCATATGTTTCAGCCAGACCCGGATTTCTGA
- a CDS encoding methionine gamma-lyase gives MNNKQQEFSTRAIHHGYDAQSHQGALNPPVYMSSTFTFDTAEAGGEMFAGEAQGHFYSRISNPTLDHLEQRIANLEGAQAGLCTASGMGAITSTMWTFLQAGDEVIIDKTLYGCTFAFMTHGLPRFGVTVTLVDMTDPENLRQAISARTKIVYFETPANPNNRLVDIAAVSQIAHQAGARVVVDNTYATPVLTRPIEHGADIVVHSATKFLSGHGDVVAGLIVGRQEDMAQVRLVGLKDMTGAVMSPLTAMLLLRGIKTLELRMARHCETAMKVAQALEAHPAVLSVCYPGLDSFPQADLARRQMADFGGMIPFEVKGGKAGGIAMMNRLNLIQRAVSLGDAESLIQHPASMTHSTYTPEERAEHGIAEGLVRLSVGLEGVQDIIDDLYGALSAHNMQAA, from the coding sequence ATGAACAACAAACAGCAGGAATTTTCTACCCGCGCCATTCACCACGGGTACGATGCGCAATCACACCAAGGGGCGTTGAACCCGCCGGTCTACATGAGTTCGACCTTCACCTTTGACACCGCAGAAGCGGGCGGCGAGATGTTTGCCGGGGAAGCACAGGGGCATTTCTACTCACGTATTTCCAACCCTACGCTGGACCATTTGGAGCAACGGATTGCGAACCTAGAAGGGGCGCAGGCGGGGCTCTGTACGGCTTCTGGCATGGGGGCAATCACCTCGACCATGTGGACGTTTTTGCAAGCGGGCGATGAGGTGATCATCGACAAGACGCTTTATGGCTGCACCTTTGCCTTCATGACCCACGGGCTGCCGCGTTTTGGGGTAACGGTGACACTGGTCGATATGACCGACCCCGAAAACCTGCGCCAGGCGATCAGCGCCAGGACCAAAATTGTTTATTTCGAGACCCCGGCGAACCCAAACAACCGTCTGGTGGATATCGCCGCGGTTTCGCAGATCGCGCATCAGGCAGGGGCCAGGGTGGTGGTGGACAACACCTATGCCACGCCCGTGCTGACGCGGCCCATTGAACACGGCGCGGATATTGTTGTGCATTCGGCCACCAAATTCCTAAGCGGTCATGGCGATGTCGTGGCGGGCCTGATCGTGGGCCGCCAAGAGGACATGGCGCAGGTGCGCCTGGTCGGGCTAAAGGACATGACCGGCGCCGTGATGTCGCCGCTTACAGCGATGCTGCTGCTGCGCGGGATCAAGACGCTGGAACTGCGCATGGCGCGGCACTGCGAGACGGCGATGAAAGTCGCGCAAGCGCTTGAGGCGCATCCGGCGGTGTTGTCGGTCTGCTACCCCGGTCTGGACAGCTTCCCCCAAGCGGATCTGGCACGCCGTCAGATGGCGGATTTCGGCGGGATGATTCCGTTCGAGGTAAAGGGCGGCAAGGCGGGCGGCATCGCAATGATGAACCGGCTGAACCTGATCCAGCGCGCGGTCAGCCTGGGCGATGCCGAAAGTCTGATCCAGCATCCGGCCAGCATGACCCATTCCACCTACACCCCCGAAGAGCGTGCCGAACACGGCATCGCGGAAGGGTTGGTGCGATTGTCCGTCGGCCTCGAAGGGGTCCAGGACATCATAGACGATCTGTATGGCGCGCTTTCGGCGCATAACATGCAGGCTGCCTGA
- a CDS encoding OsmC family protein, whose product MRNSIPTAALSEFVNEVANAPEEALMDYGIEINWESGTRSRTDTKPMKVGPHQVSRSFSWKADEPRQLMGNNHGPNPQELLLSGLGSCMMVSFIAGATAEGIQLESVKIDFDATLDLRGFMGLGTNSTVGFPEIRYKIHVTGNATPDQFAELHRKSVAHSPNAQTILNPVGLSGEIISTQSQG is encoded by the coding sequence ATGCGTAACAGCATCCCCACCGCCGCCCTTAGTGAATTTGTGAACGAAGTTGCGAACGCGCCCGAAGAGGCGCTGATGGACTATGGTATCGAAATCAACTGGGAAAGCGGCACCCGCTCGCGCACCGACACCAAGCCGATGAAGGTCGGGCCGCATCAGGTCAGCCGTTCGTTCAGCTGGAAGGCCGATGAGCCACGCCAGTTGATGGGCAACAACCACGGGCCGAACCCGCAGGAATTGCTGCTGTCGGGGCTCGGGTCATGCATGATGGTCAGCTTTATCGCCGGGGCCACCGCCGAGGGCATACAGCTTGAATCGGTAAAGATCGACTTCGACGCAACGCTCGACTTGCGCGGGTTCATGGGGCTGGGCACCAATTCGACCGTCGGGTTTCCCGAAATCCGCTACAAAATACACGTCACCGGTAACGCCACGCCGGACCAGTTTGCCGAACTGCACCGCAAATCCGTCGCGCACAGCCCAAATGCCCAAACCATCCTGAACCCGGTTGGCCTGAGCGGCGAAATCATCAGCACCCAAAGCCAAGGCTAG